In one Lycium barbarum isolate Lr01 chromosome 7, ASM1917538v2, whole genome shotgun sequence genomic region, the following are encoded:
- the LOC132602326 gene encoding uncharacterized protein LOC132602326, with product MAIGMISEAPSIVTSPRVSFSDDLCNKDANAVIEDFQHQSDHSNSDFDFCINNNTNTETSSADELFLDGLIRPLQLQEKFVTLNQQVPLSKSTQTLSSPQNKPTPNEILKQNVVTTTRRSSSLHCVNGNKKSSFWSLPLLSRSNSTGSAPNPKNSTKEGHKQNAQFKQMKNMNFPSSQKPPLRKNYGHGGLSYGNGVSVNPVLNVPPTFIPKGTANLFGLGSFFANGKEKKSKK from the coding sequence aTGGCAATTGGCATGATCTCAGAGGCTCCAAGCATTGTTACAAGTCCAAGAGTCTCATTTTCAGACGATCTTTGCAACAAAGATGCTAATGCAGTCATTGAAGATTTCCAACATCAATCAGATCATTCTAATTCTGATTTCGATTTCTGTATTAACAACAACACTAATACAGAAACTTCTTCGGCAGACGAGCTTTTTTTAGATGGCTTAATTCGCCCGCTTCAACTACAAGAAAAGTTTGTCACGTTAAATCAACAAGTTCCTTTATCCAAGAGTACTCAAACTTTATCTTCTCCTCAAAATAAACCAACCCCAAATGAAATCTTGAAACAAAATGTTGTTACAACTACTAGAAGAAGTAGTAGTCTACATTGTGTCAATGGCAATAAGAAAAGCTCTTTTTGGTCTTTACCTTTACTATCAAGAAGCAATTCTACCGGTTCAGCGCCTAATCCAAAGAATTCAACAAAGGAAGGTCACAAACAGAATGCACAATTCAAGCAAATGAAGAATATGAATTTCCCATCATCACAAAAGCCTCCACTGAGAAAGAATTATGGTCACGGAGGGCTTAGTTATGGTAATGGGGTTAGTGTTAATCCTGTTTTAAATGTGCCACCTACTTTTATTCCAAAGGGTACTGCTAATCTCTTTGGTTTGGGATCTTTCTTTGCTaatggaaaagaaaagaagagtaaGAAGTGA